In Entelurus aequoreus isolate RoL-2023_Sb linkage group LG12, RoL_Eaeq_v1.1, whole genome shotgun sequence, the DNA window tccagtccatagtggatctaacataatagtgtgagagtccagtccatagtggatctaacataatagtgagagtccagtccatagtggatctaacataatagtgagagtccagtccatagtggatctaacataatgtgagagttcagtccatagtggatctaacattatagtgagagtccagtccatagtggatctaacatactagtgagagtccagtccatagtggatctaacataatagtgtgagagtccagtccatagtggatctaacataatagtgagagtccagtccatagtggatctaacataatagtgagagtccagtccatagtggatctaacataatagtgagagtccagtccatagtggatctaacataatagtgagagtccagtccatagtggatctaacataatagtgtgagagtccagtccatagtggatctaacataatagtgagagtccagtccatagtggatctaacataatagtgagagtccagtccatagtggatctaacataatagtgagagtccagtccatagtggatctaacataatagtgtgagagtccagtccatagtggatctaacataatactgagagtccagtccatagtggatctaacataatagtgtgagagtccagtccatagtggatctaacataatagtgagagtccagtccatagtggatctaacataatagtgtgagagtccagtccatagtggatctaacataatagtgagagtccagtccatagtggatctaacataatagtgtgagagtccagtccatagtggatctaacataatagtgagagtccagtccatagtggatctaacataatagtgagagtccagtccatagtggatctaacataatagtgtgagagtccagtccatagtggatctaacataatagtgtgagagtccagtccatagtggatctaacataatagtgagagtccagtccatagtggatctaacataatactgagagtccagtccatagtggatctaacataatagtgtgagagtccagtccatagtggatctaacataatagtgagagtccagtccatagtggatctaacataatagtgtgagagtccagtccatagtggatctaacataatagtgagagtccagtccatagtggatctaacataatagtgtgagagtccagtccatagtggatctaacataatagtgagagtccagtccatagtggatctaacataatagtgagagtccagtccatagtggatctaacataatagtgtgagagtccagtccatagtggatctaacataatagtgtgagagtccagtccatagtggatctaacataatagtgagagtccagtccatagtggatctaacataatagtgtgagagtccagtccatagtggggccagcaggagaccatcccgagcggagacaggtcagcagtgcagagacgtccccaaccgatgcacagacgagcggtccaccccgggtcctgactttggacagccagcacttcatctgagtggatggatgaaataaatccagaatgtttgtcatgattcttcttctttgtactttgtaaacactttaagtgtgaagagtttcttgaagtggatcatatcagtactttgtttgattgctttgcttaatccattccatcatttaattccacatactgatatactgaaggtcttcagtgttgtacgtgcacgcaaatgttttaaatttaatttttctctactttgttgtatattcttggctagcaggttataattttagctgtttgtaaattcactatgtcgtggaatttcagtatttttgattcaataaataaagggtttgtatgttctccatatccaacattatgtattattctaactgatcttttttgtaacaccgtttgtggagggaggtgtggccagcgcgcttgcACCGCCGccgtccatggtgctgaggacgagcagcATTgggtaggggcggggcatgtgctgacggcgagacacagctggcaggtgattagatttcacaggtggtacgtgttaatctaatcatctgttgtctttaacagtgagcggccgggtgcaggaggaggaggaggaggagtatcgggagagactgaaaagtcgagAACAAACGTTTGTCTGATGAGTCCTCAGCACCatcattttggtcctagtattgatccctgaggtacaccacaggatatatttagcgtggTAGACGTGTGTGTTCGCctcgcttcacgtattgtttcctgttcgtgtCGACTAATATGGTATCAATATTCCTAACAACACGTTTGTGAAATAAACAGTAATAATACAGTACTGACAATCCTCATTACTACACTATGTAAACCTTTATTAAGAGGGAATCATctaaagcagggatgtccaaagtgcggcccacaggtcattttttaacggccccacagcCCATTTTAAAATCcgattaaaaaaattgaaaacataaaaagtggtatgaaagagcaagcaggcgaaatgtaacaagaaaatgttgctaaacaacaatacaacgtataattgacggctggatctgaagttgatctcgagattattgtgttaaaagtaaacagtaaaaaaaaattacaatttattttttaacactttaatgagtaggacccttttggttccccaataatttttgtgtgatttgtttttaagtgtcatcgctcaaaaaataataatgaattaaaatcaatggtgttatgagttattgccctttttaaggctccaattattatataatcggaaatattcctcttaaaaatgttattgagtgaaaatattgcatattttgtgttttttccataaaaaaaacagttgttttttttgacaaaaagagcatacgacttaaatgtttaaaaacgttatattgacagatagacctaatgttgatctagagataataatactgaataatgacacattttaaatattttttggaccaaaaccctttggggtccccgggatcaagcctgagtggaggccttaatgtatatttttttatacatatattgtattggtttttaaaataaaaaaaaatatcaaaatggcccccgcttgctttgatttttcagtgtgcggccctcagtggaaaaagtttggacacccctgatctaaagtgtACAAGCTTTATTGTAGCCTGTAGGACCGAATGATCGCACATCTTCAAGATGCGACCTTTTAatcacatttaaataataagataTGGAAACTGTTTTgatggatttaaagattccttctTTGGTAGATTGGTATGacatttggtgggtagattttgaaaggAGTTCTATTGTcttgtattttgtatattctatgatgatgtatattttaactggggGTCCCTAAGGGGGTCCATAAGCTGTGCGCTTCCagggactctgatattaacaaaagaaacaataatgtaatacaaaagtatgtctgtaaataaataaataattttaatgttaatagtattaataatactGACCTCTATTTCAACCATTACTATCCCCTCAAATGTAGCCATAGCAACAAAAGCAGCATTTTAGATTAATTAGCAAGTCATTATAAAGGAAATGAAAATaacaatacatatatttacatactgtaTGGTGAGGAAAACAAGTTATAATTAGTTGTGTGCCATATAGTGTCGGTCACACACTCAGGCTCGATCTTTTAGTcgttttatgtggcctgcgaaagcctgggataaaaaatgtgtaaataataacacttaaaaataacaataaatgcaTTTTGTCTATTaagtttgacagaaaaaaaatgcatatcttTGAAACTTGAATATACTATGTactgtattacaaaaatatttatataatagttaaatatctgcttgtcacctttacttatgatttcaaagtagGTTATCCATTAATACGTacataaaaaatcaaataaaaaaggcATAGGCAATTGTATGAGATTATTATACATTTATTAGTCCTGAcatatttttaaaatcagatgCATCACACTTGAATTTCAATTTGTCAAGATTAATCGCAGGTTATTAACTGCATGCATGATTCCATTCATTTTAAACCCCTGTTTAAACCCCTATTTTTATGGACGTGTCTCTTTGttatgttaagttcctgttataagctgttatacagtatatgccttgagctgttattttgaaggcgcaaagagcggaagtggtgacacgttgtggtggagcggagttttgaaaacaaacgatataaaagtggtcctcgtgtaaaactggagcccgcgtgtttgttattttgtggttttatccagtataggcgacatatataaaccctcggttgcATTGGGACTGCGCAGTGGTGTGAGGGGAACATGCATATAGTATTTTTGTTGTGTGTGTGAGGCTCTGTATATTTGGGGGAACAGACAGATTAAtgcgtttttattgttttaactgcctgtgttgtttttgcacttatcCTGTTATTGTGTTGGAACGAGGACGTTTCTTTTTGTAGGAGGGGAggtatgtaacctatttttatggacttgcctctttgtgatgttaagttcctgttgttatacagtatatgccttgagctcttattttgaaggcgctaagagcggaagtggtgacacgctgtggtggagcggagttttgaaaacaaacgaaataaagtacacgacctgtttttttgtgcctttaaaaaataattagaactctacgttaaaacactctctacctctaacaaccaaaaagctgtgaaaatgaTGATGCtctcccctggcgctgttttgtactgttttgtacttactttgattattatttatcaactgtttgtaaatgttgaaatgtatacataaaggtttataaaaataataataataataaaaaaaatgaaataaagtggtcctcgtgtaaaactggagcctccgtgtttgttattttgtagttttatccAGTAcaggcgacatatataaaccctcggttacataaGGATAACTCAAAGATACAAGACAGACCGTCTCAGTTTCAAATACGACATACAAAAAACGTTTTGTCAGAATCCTAGTATCACTAAGTGCAGTGCTTTGATGTGTAAAACGAATGTAGTACGTTCGATACAAAACGTTAGCaccaaaaataacatttattgatgtacttttttttttttaaagaaacggAACCTAAGTTGTTTGTAGCAAAGTTGCTGGCAGGGGTTTTATCGCCGACGGACCGGAAGTACTGCTAGGTTACCTTACCCAACGCGCAGCTCTCTGTAAGTTTACAACTTATTTTTCTTCTGGCAGGTTTACACCGTGTAAAATATAACTTTGTAATCTGATGTTACAATTTAATACAAAAACGTCAATTTGTGTCGTGTGTTTTTTTAATCCATGGCGGGAAACTGCCTCATTGCCACTGCTGCTGTACGACTTTGTGTGATGGGCTGAAGCACACACGTGTTCCTTTTTATCTGCTTAAAAACATAATTTTGTGGTGTTTGGATACTCAATAAGACAATCTGGAGAATATTAAGCAATGTTATAAACGGTAtaatgtataatgcatatgttccttttgaccgtacatgtactgtaaatgtataatgtatattattcacatgtgaataatgctgtataatagactgtatttatattattcacatgtgaataatgctgtataatagactgtatttatattattcacatgtaaataatgctgtataatacagtatttatattattcacaagtgaataatgctgtctgtgatgaggtggcgacttgtccagggtgtaccccgccttccgcccgattgtagctgagataggctccagcgaccccaaaagggagaagcggtagaaaatggatggatggatggaataatgctgtataatagactgtatttatattattcacatgtgaataatgctgtataatagacagtatgtatgttattcacatgtgaataatgctgtataatagactaccgtatttttcggactaaaaatcgcagtttttttcatagtttggccgggggtgcgacttatactcaggagtgacttatgtgtgaaattattaacacattaccgtaaaatgtcaaataatattatttagctcattcatgtaagagactagacgtgtaagatttcatgggatttagtgattaggagtaaggctgaaacgacgcgtcgacgtcattGGTTACGTAAAtgtgtcgcatatttacgtcacactaccgtcatggcggaccgcaaagcagacggtgcgagcgagggggaaaaaatcacgccaaaagtcgtcaaaagtgtgggagtatttcaatacacagcctaataatgttgttgtatgcacactggcctatcatagcagcacaacggctatgaacaaaaatttgaaaagaaaaccatcaaccatcaactagtcaatcgtccgcgtgagcatacgttgtcatcattgcacaaaaacatgaatgtgtcatttgtatctgctagggttgtaacggtacgtgttttgtattgaaccgtttcggtacggggcttttggttcggtacgggggtgtaccgaacgagtttctaagctaaagctaaagtcttaacaagctgctttgctccttctgcttctgtctctgcacacagcattgtcccacccacacaaccatctgattggtacacagaaagcattatcagccaatcagcagtgcgtattcaaaacgttatcagccaatcagcagtgcgtattcagagcgcatgtagtcagcgtttCAAAGtcaagcagataggtgtttagcaggtgagcatcaggcagcggactctccccaaatgataataaacacctcccagtcaactactagtaacatcactatgagcccgttgaccttctagaaacttaaactgcagctcagctcactcgcagtcctggcttgaggtgaaggctaattacctctcagttccagccacatcgaccccttctgagcgcctattttctgctgctgggaatattgtaaacaagaaaagaaccagagcatgtagacatgctaacctttcttcattacaactgttagtcactcactggaatgagtagaattggttattgtgtactgtgttggactggatgtttattttgcacattttaaaagcaatacttaatgtttacagtgctccagaatatttagattggcacttttttgtattggatgtttatctttatttttgcacattttagcaaataagcaatactttcacttttgttgaaatgtttacaccgtgttacagaatatttcgttttgcacttttttgtattggatgtttatctttatttttgcacattttaaagcaaaataagcaatacttttacttttgtaaatgattatactattgcagaatattaagatttgcactggatgtttacttttatatttgcacattaaaaagcaaataagctacttttaattttgttaaatgttaaaagttttaaatgtttacattgttacagaatatttagtcatgttgttgtcaatgttgactgagtggccatacttctttttttttgtaaataaaagccatgccttttgaaaaaaacggcctacatttattttttcatcttcattttaaataaaaaaaataatcggtaaaaggaaaaataatctatagattaatcggaaaaataatctatagattaaccgattaatcaaaaaaataatctatagattaatcgatagaaaaatagtcgttagctgcagccttaattaggagtgacagattgtttggtaaacgtatagcatgttctatatgttatagttatttgaatgactcttaccataatatgttacgttaacataccaggcacgttctcagttggttatttatgcctcatataacgtacacttattcagcctgttgttcactattctttatttattttaaattgcctttctaatgtctattcttggtgttgggttttatcaaatacatttccccaaaaaatgcgacttatactccagtgcgacttatactccgaaaaatacggtatttatattattcacatgtgaataatgctgtataatagactgtatttatattattcacatgagaataatgctgtacaatagactacttatattattcacatgtaaaaaatacctaccggtaagtgtttattgtctattgcagtgtttttcaaccttttttgagccaaggcacatttgtttaattaaaaaaaatacagaggcacaccaccagcagaaaaggttaaaaaatgaaactccaccaggttgtcgtgccttattttgagtttgttgttgtttcctgggtgtagtgctttagttcctgtcttgcgatgttattttggtgacccttcctgttttgttggtgttttcctgttgcagcttcacgccttcctttgagtgctattgcccgcacctgctttgttttctcaatcaagactatttaagttgtgcatacgctatccttcttcgtggggacattgttgattgtcatgtcatgttcagatgtactttgtggacgccgtctctgctccacacgctgtaagtttttgcagtcgtccagcattctgtttttgtttacttttgttttgcatagccatccctatgcttcagtgcctttttcctagcgggacttgccttttgttcatttttggtttaagcgttacgtacctttttacctgcacgctgtctcccgctgtgctctgcatattgggatcacgacaaaccatcctcgatgcgttccgacttctacaaagcaatgaactacctgctgccacctaccgaTTAGGAgttttacatggttaccctgccaagctctacacagcacagacactagacaatggcacattattagcagattataattattgatttgcaaaatatattttttggaccaattaggtgaagttgcatagtttcccacggcacaccagacaatatctcacggcacactagtgtgccgcggcacagtggttgaaaaacactggtctattgtgagcgaactgtggttgGGAATTTCCGCcaaggatcaataaagtacttttctattctattctaaacttTGATGGTTGGTGTGTAAGaggtatgtgtgctatggctatgagttgttttttccctcggcctcaggcttagaccgattttttttttctcctgtgaggtgtatattttttttgttcggtttatacttcatgaagttttgcacttgttttttttttgtttgttttcattatatttggatgtatttgtttggtttgtatgcttgtgaatctgggctatccattaactacttattatgttgaagggggcagataagattttcttcatcccgttccttctcaagcatagatgtgtaaatatgtgttttgttgctaaagtttaattgtctattgatcaaaaatgcacatcaaagaAGGAGATGAATAAAAACAAATGAGATGATTATAATGTTCATGTATGCAGATATTCCAAGTACAAACCCAAACTAAGGCTTCCCTCCAAGCTGTCGGCAAAATATTGAGAACATGTTGAGAAGGGCTTCAGCACAGGTGGGTTGGAGCACGCTTTGGATTGATCAAGAATAAGAACGTAGTGTtgatgttaaaataataaattTGTTCATGACTCTTGCAGGTCTTCAGACAGCTGGTGAGGAACAACACCACCGAGTCCAGCCTCATCCTGGAGAGATGTAAATATACCTCATACATTCATTTACAGTCATttatggacacatttagaaagaAAAGTGTCTTTTTTTGCAGCAATAAACCGCGTGCAGCTGCTGGGCCGAGTGGGTCAGGACCCTGTGATGAGACAAGTGGAGGGTCGCAACCCCGTCACCATCTTCTCCATGGCAACCAACGAAATGTGGCGCACAGGAGATGCCGAGACCAGTGCATCAGGTAGACCCCACGTACACTAGGGGTCACTGACACAAAGGGCCGCACAAAAAACATTCAGGCACAATACAAAAGTCAGTGGATAATTGCTATTTATTAAATACATGtccatccagccattttctaccgcttatccctttcggggtcgcggggggtgctggagcctatctcagttactATCTACTAAAAAAAACTTACAAATTCTGatgtacattacatgggacatgtacactaccgttcaaaagtttggggtcacattgaaatgtccttatttttgaaggaaaagcactgtacttttcaatgaagataactttaaactagtcttaactttgctaatgtggtaaatgactattctagctgcaaatgtctgctttttggtgcaatatctacataggtgtatagaggcccatttccagctccagtgttctaatggtacaatgtgtttgctcattggctcagaaggctaattgatgattagaaaacccttgtgcaatcaggttcacacatctgaaaacagtttagctcgttacagaagctacaaaactgaccttcctttgagcagattgagtttctggagcatcacatttgtggggtcaattaaacgctcaaaatggccagaaaaagagaactttcatctgaaactcgacagtctattcttgttcttagaaatgaaggctattccacaaaattgtttgggtgaccccaaacttttgaacggtagtgtaagtgtctaaaagacagccaaaagaggttgatAGATGGAATAAAtgtaaaggtaaaatatagtgtagaaatgcacccaattgcaggacaGGTAGTCCTGATGTTCACATTTTTATTTCAGTGTTTGCATGACAGCACTTCAAGCTGATAGAAATGTGGGTGCTCACATCCCCGCAACTGGA includes these proteins:
- the ssbp1 gene encoding single-stranded DNA-binding protein, mitochondrial; protein product: MLRRASAQVFRQLVRNNTTESSLILERSINRVQLLGRVGQDPVMRQVEGRNPVTIFSMATNEMWRTGDAETSASGDISQKTTWHRVSVFKPGLRDVAYQYVKKGARILVEGKLDYGEYVDKNQVRRQATTIIADNIIFLSDNVRDRV